GTGAAAATAATATCACAATCCTTGGCGATAGTACCATTGCTAACGGAGTGGAGACCTACCGCCTAAAAATCAGAGTCACCGATGCGAATGATAATGGTATCGCAGATCAACTTGTTGATATCACGGCGGACAATGACGCTGTGGTTGGGGCAGTTGAGCCGACAGATCCTAATGGTGAAGTGATTATCACAATCAGTAGCACCAAGCCCGGCTCGAGTAATGTTACGGCAGCAATTGGTGAGTTTAAACAGGTTTTTGCGGTTGACTTTACGATCAACCGTGTTCCAGCGCAGATTGCCGATGGTGCGATTAGCGTAGAAACTAATCATGCGGTTGCAGATGGAGTAAACACAAATAAAGTCAAAGTCAAGGTCACCGATACTGAGGGCAATGGCTTAGCCGGTAGAGTAATAAGCTTAACGGCTGATAATAGTGCGGTGGTAGGTACCATCAGCCCAACCGATGTTAATGGTGAAGTGGTTGTGACACTAAGCAGTATTAAGTCTGGCTCAAGTAATATTAAGGCGAGAATAGATGACTCTACACAAGCGTTCACAGTTGATTTTATTGCCGATAGCAGTACCGCGCACTTTGATGACGAGTCATTATCTTACGATTGGGATCTTATTGACAGTAATAAAATTCCGATAATAGCAAAAGTGGTTGATGCTAATGATAACCCAGTTGGTGGTGCTGCAGTTAATGTAACTGCTAATAATGGCGCAGTAGTTGATTATTCAGGTTTTACTGATGAAACGGGTGAAATAAACATACTCGTAACCACTGCTCTAGTTGGTGATACGCATGTTACTTTATCAGTAGGTAAATCAAAAAAGACTCTACTACTTCCAGTGTTTGAGACAGAATATGTTTCTGATATCAGAGCTCGTGGACTTAGCGTGCTAACAAATGGAGCCTTTGCTGATGGGATAAGTACTAACAGTGTTAAAGTAAAAGTGACCGATTTTTGGAATGATGCTATGGAGGGCGTTAAGATTGGTTTAACTGCTGATAATGGTACGATTGTGGGACCTATTAATCCAACCGATTCAAACGGTGAGGTTATTGTTACGTTAACTAACATGACAGCGGGTAAAAGTACTATTACGGCTACATTCAACAATTATGAGTCTACAATAAGAGATTATCATATTGATGTTAATTTCATTGAGCCTGACACGGGTATTAAAATTGATAGCAACAATTTTACAATAATAAACAATAATGCGCCCGCTGACGGTGCAAAGACAAATAGTGTTAAAGCGAAAGTAACTGATAAAGACGGTAATCCATTAGCGGGTAAATTCGTTTATTTTGTTGCTAGTAATAGCGCTACAATGGATAACGTTCAGTTAACTGATGTAAATGGCGAGGTGATCGCAACTTTAACCAGCACAACCCCTGGTGAAAGTGTTATTACTGCTATAGTTGGTTCATCTAAACAAATTACAACAGTCAATTTTACTGAAGACCTTGTTACTACTAATATTGGTTATCTTTCTATGGACTCATTCTCCTATGATCTCAGTAATGATGTAGATGTAGATACACACTATGCAACCATTAAGGTACTTGATAAGGATAAGAATCCCTTAGAGGGTATTTTAGTTAAATTAACAGCTGATGCTGATGTTGTTATTGGTACTGTTAATCCAACTGACGATAAGGGTGAGACGGCTGTTGTTTTAAGCAGTTCAAATAGTGGGTTTAAAAATGTTACAGCAAGTATAGGTAAGTTTAAAAGTAGCCACAACACTTGGTTTAATGGAGGTAGCACTACAGCACAAATCGCTAGTGTTGAGGTTGAAACAAATAATGCATCTGCAGATGGCATCGATTCTAATAAAGTTAGAGTTAAAGTAGTTAATTTAAAGGGACAACCACTAAACTATAAAACCATTAACATAACTGCCGATAACGGTACTGTTGTAAGTGCTATTGCACCAACTAATAGTAAAGGTTATACCGAGGTGAAATTAACAAATACAACGATGACAAACTCTACGATTAAAGCATCTATCACAAGCAAAGAGGGTAAAACAACCAGTAAAAAAGCTACAGTAGCTTTTAGTGCCGATAGCAAGGGGGCTCAAATTGATAGCGGAAACTTTACCGTTGTCAATAATGGAGCAGTTGCAGATGGTATAAGTACCAATAAAGTTAAAGTTAAAGTGACGGATGCTAAAGGTAATCCATTAGCTAATCAAAAAGTTCATTTCTTCGGTGCAGCTAAAGCTAGTATAGATTTAACGGATAAAAATGGTGAAGTGATCGTAGCATTAACAAGTACTACTGCAGGCAGCATAGAGGTTACGGCAAGTATTGGTGAGTCAGAACAAAAGATAGTAGTCAATTTTATTGCAGATATTAATAAAATAGTAAAAAAATCATTTATTTTTGTGCTAAAAGATGGCGCTTTGGCTGATGGTATCAGTGCTAATCAAGTTCTGATTGCATTAATGGATAATTACGATAATCCAATAATTGGTGAAAGAGTTAACTTTAGCGCAGAGGATGTAACCTTTGGCGAAATAGGGTTAACCGACGAATATGGTCAAGTAGTTGTTAATTTGACTAGTAAAAAGTCAGGTTATATCCCAGTGACTGCAACTTATGGTCAATTTAAAGAAACCTATACTATGTATTTTAGCCCATACAATGAATCTGATAAAATTGAAGATGAGGCAACTAATATGGCATTTAACGATGTGGCAATTGACGACAATAATGATGAGGCTAAATTTGCCTCTCTTTAAAGGCATTAGATTATTGAACTCTGTTTTAATAAGTATTTTAGTGTAATGAAGAATTGTGATTAGCTAAGAATGCTCTATTTATAGCTAAAAGTGGTTCAACGTGCAGAAAAAGTGGGGTAAAACAGCTTTATATTACTAGATTTAACTCTAATTAAAGCCCTGATATACAGGGCTTTTGTCTCTATTTTATGGATGATCTTTTAAGTAGTTCAATACAACTTCATGATGATTACTGGTTTTGAAATCATCAAATACATGTTCAATTTTTCCGCTTTTACCAATTAGAAAACTAATACGATGAATGCCATCATAGGTTTTCCCCATAAACTCTTTTTCTCCCCATATACCAAATTTCTGTGCAACCTCATGATTTTCATCAGACAGAAGAGGGAAGTTAAGTAATTCTTTTTCGGTAAAACGAGATAATTTTTCTGTTTTGTCGGTACTGATACCAATAATTGCAACATTATATTTGTTGAAATTATCTACGTTATCGCGCAAGTTACATGCTTGTACCGTACAGCCTGGTGTCATCGCTTTAGGATAAAAGTAGAGTAAAACACGTTGGTCTTTAAAATCCGTCAAGCTAACTTCTTCACCGTCTTGATCTGGCAGTGTGAATTGTGGAGCTTTTTCGCCTACTTTAAGTGGG
The genomic region above belongs to Orbaceae bacterium lpD02 and contains:
- a CDS encoding Ig-like domain-containing protein — protein: MRVIIKIVLAIQILFPLFVSASSVSSAIELDAEATKNHAALSKVKSRLPELASGSKFDSHFSSEEQFASALSQTGQIMSGDNRHDTAKNWLENSAYSYLSGQMQNWLNQYGNSRIQIDNTAFSAELLLPLFENSRHLIFSQSRLSREDENRKTLNVGLGYRHFADEWMWGFNSFYDRDLNNNNARWGAGLELGANYVKLATNGYFRLTDWRQSKLANFASYNERPANGFDIRAEGFLPIYPNIGANLQYEKYFGENINLKRSNSLSNLKDDPEAYRVGLSYTPVPLVSFKLNQTMGDVNETIGAFELNYRLGVPLNLQLDSQFVAEMRTLKGSRYNFVDRNNAIVMQYQKQALLRLSLPKALVMRANEPAHLQPTISKNEYQVDHIEWSASSLTAKGGTLVSTSSSPYLATITMPFYDATDSLDSNRYEVTAVAVDIKGNRSNMATTHITVTPAAGNETIASIDISPSSDIVADGETAGIVTLQVKDTSSGQALADVAVDFSLESYDGKKVSGVKLDGKDEATLTRITDSKGYISFPITSIKAGNYRLNSSIDGREPTSSDISFIADSRYAQISENNITILGDSTIANGVETYRLKIRVTDANDNGIADQLVDITADNDAVVGAVEPTDPNGEVIITISSTKPGSSNVTAAIGEFKQVFAVDFTINRVPAQIADGAISVETNHAVADGVNTNKVKVKVTDTEGNGLAGRVISLTADNSAVVGTISPTDVNGEVVVTLSSIKSGSSNIKARIDDSTQAFTVDFIADSSTAHFDDESLSYDWDLIDSNKIPIIAKVVDANDNPVGGAAVNVTANNGAVVDYSGFTDETGEINILVTTALVGDTHVTLSVGKSKKTLLLPVFETEYVSDIRARGLSVLTNGAFADGISTNSVKVKVTDFWNDAMEGVKIGLTADNGTIVGPINPTDSNGEVIVTLTNMTAGKSTITATFNNYESTIRDYHIDVNFIEPDTGIKIDSNNFTIINNNAPADGAKTNSVKAKVTDKDGNPLAGKFVYFVASNSATMDNVQLTDVNGEVIATLTSTTPGESVITAIVGSSKQITTVNFTEDLVTTNIGYLSMDSFSYDLSNDVDVDTHYATIKVLDKDKNPLEGILVKLTADADVVIGTVNPTDDKGETAVVLSSSNSGFKNVTASIGKFKSSHNTWFNGGSTTAQIASVEVETNNASADGIDSNKVRVKVVNLKGQPLNYKTINITADNGTVVSAIAPTNSKGYTEVKLTNTTMTNSTIKASITSKEGKTTSKKATVAFSADSKGAQIDSGNFTVVNNGAVADGISTNKVKVKVTDAKGNPLANQKVHFFGAAKASIDLTDKNGEVIVALTSTTAGSIEVTASIGESEQKIVVNFIADINKIVKKSFIFVLKDGALADGISANQVLIALMDNYDNPIIGERVNFSAEDVTFGEIGLTDEYGQVVVNLTSKKSGYIPVTATYGQFKETYTMYFSPYNESDKIEDEATNMAFNDVAIDDNNDEAKFASL
- the bcp gene encoding thioredoxin-dependent thiol peroxidase, giving the protein MITPLKVGEKAPQFTLPDQDGEEVSLTDFKDQRVLLYFYPKAMTPGCTVQACNLRDNVDNFNKYNVAIIGISTDKTEKLSRFTEKELLNFPLLSDENHEVAQKFGIWGEKEFMGKTYDGIHRISFLIGKSGKIEHVFDDFKTSNHHEVVLNYLKDHP